Proteins found in one Triticum aestivum cultivar Chinese Spring chromosome 4D, IWGSC CS RefSeq v2.1, whole genome shotgun sequence genomic segment:
- the LOC123098015 gene encoding imidazole glycerol phosphate synthase hisHF, chloroplastic gives MPPPPPPPQGAMATGAANHPLPCSVGRPKGTNQRRRPASLSVRASSDANTVTLLDYGAGNVRSVRNAIRHLGFNIRDVRSPEDILAADRLVFPGVGAFGSAMDVLNRTGMADALREYIRRDRPFLGICLGLQLLFDSSEENGPVSGLGVIPGVVRRFDSSEGLIVPHIGWNALQITKDTQLLQGADGHHVYFVHSYHALPSDANRDWISSTCNYGESFISSISMGNIEAVQFHPEKSGATGLSIFEKFLSPNSSGAKAPAHRKASKLAKRVIACLDVRSNDNGDLVVTKGDQYDVRDHSSSKEVRNLGKPVELASQYYIDGADEVSFLNITGFRAFPLGDLPMLEVLRCASEKVFVPLTVGGGIRDFTDGSGRYYSSLEVASEYFRSGADKISIGSDAVFAAEAYLQTGVKTGKSSLEQISRVYGNQAVVVSIDPRRVYVKSPDEVQFRTVKVSSKGPLGEEYAWYQCTVSGGRDSRPIGAYELAKAVEELGAGEILLNCIDCDGQGGGFDIDLIKMVSDAVTIPVIASSGAGSVEHFSEVFEKTNASAALAAGIFHRKEVPILAVKEHLVDSGVEVRMQ, from the exons atgccgccgccgccgccgccgccgcagggagCAATGGCCACCGGCGCCGCCAACCACCCCCTCCCCTGCTCCGTCGGCCGTCCGAAGGGGACGAACCAGCGGCGCAGACCCGCCTCCCTCTCCGTGCGCGCGTCCAGCGACGCCAACA CCGTGACGCTGCTGGACTACGGCGCGGGCAACGTCCGCAGCGTGCGCAACGCAATCCGCCACCTCGGCTTCAACATCCGCGACGTGCGGAGCCCCGAGGacatcctcgccgccgaccgccTCGTATTCCCCGGAGTCGGAGCTTTCGGTTCCGCCATGGACGTCCTCAACCGTACAGGCATGGCCGACGCGCTTCGCGAGTACATCCGCAGGGACCGCCCCTTCCTGGGTATCTGCCTCGGCCTTCAGCTGCTATTCGATTCCAGCGAGGAGAATGGCCCGG TAAGCGGCCTTGGTGTGATACCTGGAGTTGTCAGGCGATTCGACTCTTCAGAGGGTCTCATAGTACCTCACATTGGATGGAACGCCCTCCAGATCACCAAGGACACGCAGCTTCTGCAAGGAGCTGATGGCCACCATGTGTACTTCGTTCACTCCTATCACGCTCTACCC TCAGATGCTAACAGAGACTGGATTTCATCGACATGTAACTACGGTGAGAGTTTCATATCATCTATCTCGATGGGCAACATTGAGGCAGTTCAGTTTCACCCAGAGAAGAGTGGAG CTACTGGACTTTCCATTTTTGAAAAATTTCTCAGTCCTAACTCTTCAGGGGCAAAG GCCCCAGCTCATAGAAAAGCATCAAAACTTGCAAAGAGA GTGATAGCATGCCTTGATGTTCGGTCAAATGATAATGGGGATCTTGTGGTAACAAAAGGTGACCAGTATGATGTAAGAGATCATAGTAGCAGCAAAGAG GTAAGAAACCTTGGCAAGCCAGTGGAATTAGCAAGTCAATACTACATAGATGGAGCTGATGAG GTCAGCTTCTTGAATATAACTGGTTTCCGTGCCTTTCCATTGGGTGATTTGCCAATGCTAGAG GTACTACGTTGCGCATCTGAAAAAGTTTTTGTGCCACTTACAGTTGGTGGTGGTATAAGAGACTTCACGGATGGAAGTGGAAG ATACTATTCAAGCTTGGAAGTAGCATCAGAATATTTCAGGTCTGGCGCTGACAAGATTTCAATTGGAAGTGATGCTGTTTTTGCTGCTGAAGCCTATTTACAGACTGGT GTAAAGACGGGGAAAAGCAGCTTGGAGCAAATTTCTAGAGTATATGGAAACCAG GCTGTAGTTGTAAGTATTGATCCTCGAAGAGTATATGTCAAAAGTCCAGATGAGGTGCAATTTAGAACTGTAAAAGTGTCCAGTAAAG GTCCATTAGGAGAAGAATATGCATGGTACCAGTGCACA GTAAGTGGTGGGCGTGATAGCCGGCCTATAGGAGCATATGAACTAGCAAAAGCTGTGGAAGAATTGGGCGCAGGAGAAATACTACTCAACTGCATTGATTGTGATG GTCAGGGCGGTGGGTTTGATATAGATTTGATCAAAATGGTGTCGGATGCTGTGACAATTCCTGTCATTGCAAGCAGTGGTGCTGGTTCGGTGGAACATTTTTCTGAAGTCTTTGAGAAAACAAACGCTTCTGCTGCCCTTGCTGCTGGCATTTTCCATCGGAAAGAG GTTCCCATTCTAGCAGTGAAAGAGCATCTAGTAGATTCTGGTGTGGAGGTCAGAATGCAGTAA